TGTAATCATATGTGAGTGAAACTGGACAAGCCCCTGAGTGTTCTTGCTCAATGGACAGACTGTTTTTACATCTACTTTTGAAAACATGTCAAGTCACATAAGCAGGTTTCTGGCttagaggttttaaaaattaggtaCAGCAATTACGTGGTTTAGGAGTACTTAAAACACAGACAGCGCTGCTTCACTGCACCCTACATGCCATTAGCAGCCAAGGGATGAGGACTTCCTACTCACTGCAACGTGCCAGAGAGAAGCCTGTGATCCCACACCCCTTGGGGGATGTTACTCTTTTGAGTTTTATGATTTGGGGCTCCATTCCTTCTTGGGAAATTAGAAATAAACCTCGTTTTGCACAAAGatgagacaaagaaaaacacGCACTCATCCTCACCTATTTCTTGAACACTCACTACGTGCCAGTCAGGACGACACATGTACTGCATCAACCCATTGTGGGAGGGAGGGCGCATGCATCGATGACCGCAAAAGCGAGAAGGTGGAATCAAACGCCTGGGTGTGGTTTCGCAAAACAAAGGGGCCAAGTCACacactgtctgtggagtgtgtacctacttttactttaacctgagcacccaaccctcaTAACTCGTGacccttctcttgccttttgaaacagcctacactctatgcagtatgtatctctctaaataaatctacctttattcaaaaaacaaaaacaaaaaaaaccaaaaccaaaaaacaaacaaaaaagggggCCAAGTGCACAGAACAAATCCTGTTGctgtcatttgaaaaataagaaaagaaacatgccATTGCTTGAGGGTATATTTTCTTTcgataaaatatttttcttatcgTGAAATTGTACAATGAGATGCTAACGAGATGTCTGAAGGACCCAAGCTTGAGAAGGGTACAGGTTGACGTTGATAGTTTCCATGTAAGACAGTTGGATTCAGGATATTGTCAATGACTACCCTTCTCCATGAAAAAAGCAATTCAGGTAAGAAAGGACTGACACTTTAAGCAGAAAGGAGAGTGCTTAATTCCAGTGGACCCCACCCACCAGCACTGAGGgcaaggaaaaatttaaaagccaaacAACCGCTTTTTAAATCATAAGATATGTGACTATTAAAGTGTCACTGTGACTTAGACTATTTGTGATTCTTTGAAACGAGATCTATTTCAAACACAATGGTCTGACATCCCAGTCCGACTGGATAACATGTgctcccagccccccacccctccatcagATGGCGTCTCCAAGTTTGAATTCAGTTTCCTGGACTTGAAGGGGAAGGCGACGAACACCGTAGAGACGGGTCCTGTAATAGGTGCTGCTGCAGGATGCAGGGGAGGTACTGCTGAAGACACAGCAGGAAGCCCCCGTGCCcttggggaagggagagactggGCCCCCCAGGACCGAGGAGGAGGGACTGATTCTGTGTGGGCCCCGAAGGCAGAAGAGAAATCCCCAGGTGGGaataggggagggaggagagtatCAGGCAGAGAGCGTCATGACTCAAAGCTCGGAGGTGGGAAACCTGGAGGTGTTCAAAGAACAGCAGGTGTCAGGTGGAGCTGCAGAGCAAAGTCTGGACGGTCTGCTCAGGTGTCTGCAGATAAATTGCATGTAAGTTTGTTCTTATCCACTGGTTTTTGTGCTCAAAACCAAATGTGATGTgatgtttgttcctttttaaatctGTTATGAAAATATGTTAATACCTTAGAAAAATCCATTGTCAGAGTATGACCCAACTTGTGGTCCAGGAAACAGGGGTACTGGGTCCATAAGGGGGTTAATGGGTGGGTTAGGGTCTTGGACATCAGAGAACAAAGGCTTTCTGAGGGGAGGAGTGGTACGATCTGAGCTTAGAAAGATGAACCTTGACGCAGTATGAAGGAAGtatggggaaagaaagagagggcttctttgaaaattactttaaagtGAGTGGTCAGTGGTTAGGATAACTGGGCTAGGATGCACTGCTCACATGGGGCTTCATAAGTAATTCAGGGTATTTACATTTTGAGAATATCAGAGTCCAAGGAGCTTGGTTTGCTCCAAAAGGGATGTAGTATATGACTTTTGAAAATGGCGTCTTTTAATTAAGGTTTCCTGGGTCCATATTAAAATTAGACTTTATTTCCTGAGCACACACAAATGGACCCGGCAGAGGAAAGACAGGTGTGCTGCATGATGGGGGAAGCCAGGCAGGATTAAAATACTGCCGTGAGTAACTGTGGTCCTTCTTAGACTTAAAATAACTGCCTTTTCTTATTATTAACACTTCTGATGGTTGTGTCAAAATCTTTTGAGATAATTTACCTGCCTAGATTCCACTATTCATCTAAAAGAgacatttcattatttatttaaaagcaatCATAAACATTTTCTGAGAATCATTTCTACCAAAAAGGAACGTGTTCATCTaagagagacattttaaaaaatctagatgTCTTTGAATAGTTTTGTACTTGGGTAGCCAAGTggtaacatttctttctttctctgcatcttATTATATAGATGCTTCCTTTAACTTAAACATGCTGTTGAGCTTTCCAAATCTGTAAGTTATTGATTAGCTGACTGCGGTTTAAAATCATGCAGGCTCTTCTAGGGATATCAATCAGTCCTAGGCAACATTGTGAAATAGTTGGCATTTCTTTCTAGATCTCTGGATCTCCATCTCCCTTTATAACCATCTCCTGCTCTTCTCTCCTCTGCACCCCTCCCTCTGCCGGACTCTTCTGCTGGGCCATCTGTTCACGCATCCCATGTCTGCTTCCCACAAGACCTCTCCTGCAGCCCCTCACACCCAGCAAGATCTTCCCCCAATTTCCTTGCTATctactgtttttcttcctccttcaaaTAGGATCAGTACTCAAAGACAAATCCCTACCAACGTGTTAATGCGTCACTTTCCTCGGTAAAATACTGCAGTTTAATAGAGGCCTTTGATGACTGGACTCAATGACGTCATTTTAATAGGAACTTGGGTACCACATGCTGGGACAGGAGAGGCTTACAGTTGATACAGATCTGTAGAGTTCTCAAAATGCTTTCATCTCCATTTCTTATCAATTTGGTACATCTAAAAGGGGTTGGTGATGAAAGGGTGGGAAGATaggaatatgtatttatattctgGCAGGCTTCTCAAGACCCGTGATCAGGCTGCAAAGAGGGTTAACCATACCCTTGCATCTGCCTTTTAATCAGCATAGGGTGgtaaaattgcaaattaaaactgagTCTTAAATCATTCTAATATTTGGCTTCCCTGTGAAGAAACCAGACCTCAGATTCACTTACAGGGAGTTGTGGCTGATAATCTGAATCGGGACGACTAGGTTATTTAGAATGGTTGTCCATCACGACAGCCCCCACATGAATGGAGTCCCAGTTCTAAAACCTGAGTTATGGGATAAGCCTGGGAAATAAGAGATGTTGAGCTAGGAGAAAAGGATTTGGTAGAACAAGGATGCAGAAGACTGGTCCAGGGTGTCATGATGGCATTCATCAAGTGGAGaccagggctgggaagggagggactGAACAGGTATTGCTATACTAGATAGCCAGCTTATGGCTAGAGAGTTATTATCATGGGCTCAAAAGGTTCTGTGTCTAGTTCTTCACCGTTTTCATTGAGTCTCACAGATCCAGAAATCTTTATGTTGTAAATTTACACAGTTAATGGTcctcatttttcttatatttcctttttggattatGTAGTCTTTTCATAAAGAATATTTCCTGAAAATGTATACTTGTCTCagctgtgttgagaacagacagagaaaaggacTCTGGCTTCAGTTGGGCTGGAGGAAAAGTGGACATAGAAAGGGATTCAAGGAAGccagtggggaaggcaggggtcaAAGTGACAGGTCCTGAGCAGGACATAAAAAGACAAGAGGGAACATGACAGGTACTGCTTAGACAACTATTCCTCTATCACCACCTGGCTTTTTTTTTGACCCAGCACctggaaaattttatatttgctatATTTAAGTTCAGTTTGAGTATGTGAATGTCCCTAGTTAGAAGCACTAGGGAGAGCTGCCTTGGAAGATCTGGCCACCCTTTCCTCCCCCCTCTCCAGTTACCTCTCAGACGGGGAGGGTGCTTAACaacaagcaaattaaaaccaaacccAATCCATGAATATTCTCTGTGTTACTAaggaggcttttaaaaaacagagtcaaattttatcccaatcttaaattgaaataaaaaaaatcattaaatctaTCGCCACTATTCTAGCCTTTAAAAAGTCCAGAGTCATGGAGCTGCAAACTATTCTTTTCCGCAAACTAGTAACTCATTCCTCCCAGATACTGGttgtaaattcctttaaaaattgttttttaactttgacTTTGTAAATTTTGAAGTGTCAACATACACGCAAAACTGTTAATATGATCACTAATGCTATACTTCAAGGTAATGATTATAAGCTAACTTAAGAAATACTGTGTTAATCCTTTCGGtcaataatttctatttttctttggttgcttatTTTCATTGAGCATAATTTCTTTTGAAGCCATGTTAATTTCCATAGATGACTATGTAATTTTTCTTACAGATTCAGAAATATGTCATATGATTTTTCTATACAGTAATATAGATACTTCtctttataaaacataatttaaatagatttagTTCAATATATGAAGGTGTTCATGGCCTTTGTGTACAGTTCAATTTGCCTTTAAAGACAAACAGTAAGTATCCATATACCTTAATTTTTCTACTAGCAAAATATaacatctttttccttctcttcctctcaccaAATGGTCTTAAACAAACAGTAGAAAGCTGCtgtaaggcttttaaaaatgcaatcaaTTTCTCTTCTCTGGCTCAGTTCTCTAGGTCCTTCCCAGGGTCAAGTATTGaaccaggtttttgttttttgaagaaaaaaggcAGCAGGAGTCTGATGGTTTGGGAGTCTGAGACATCCTTTTCCCACGGTCCAGGCTAGAGAGAGCAAAGGAGAGGCATCATAGCTCCCGTAGTCCTGCCTTCAGTGAAGtaacactttgttttgtttgtttttcatcttcatATACTTTTCAAAGGCTTTTCACAGACATTCATCTTCATGACAGCACCATGAGATACACAACTATTTCTATGTCCTTCATTACAGCTTAGTGACCTCTTCAAGGTCCCACACTCATTGGAGACCAGAGGCTGGAcatttcagcctcagtttcctctccttggGCTAGAGTTCCCTGCTTTCATGAAGCTTGCAGTAGAGTGGCTCATTTCTGTTGTGTTTAGCCACtgccctggcacacagcaagtgtCCGTTCAATGGTATTATTGTAAGAATGATGTGAGAGTACTATTATTGGAGGGAATCTAGAAGAGACTTGGCAGGGAGGCTGGGTTTGGATGTCAAGCTGGCAGCACACCCTGAGGTCAGCATTACTTTGCACATTTCTCATCTCCTGTCCTCTGGTTGCCTTCCCTGCCCAGTCCTCCTGGCCCCAGGTGGCTGCTCTGAGGACAGCCTGGTAATTTCATGCAAGAGTAACATATCTTTCCCCATAATTATACAGAATTAAATATCCCTGGTGAAAAAGTTTAGCGAGtccttcttttctctgaaaaatatgAAGATCAGCCTAGAAATAATGTTGTTCTTTGGTGtttattccctttccttccctttctttcttcctgcagccTCTCCAGGGTGCAACCACCATGATCTCAGCAGACTGATGATGGAAGAGAAGGAACCTGGGAGATCCTGTGCTCCAGTTTCCCTGGACGATGGAGGGAGGACAGCCCGTCCCTTCACCTCTGGTGCCCCTTGGGAACGTGTCGTCAGATTCTAGCATGTCTCTGGAGCAGAAAACCACGTTTGTTTttgtgattttgttgtttattttcttgggCATCCTCATCGTGAGGTGCTTCCGGATTCTTCTGGACCCGTATCGGAGCATGCCGACTTCGACCTGGGCCGACGGACTTGAAGGCCTGGAGAAAGGGCAGTTTGACCATGCCCTTGCCTAGCGGGACAGGAGCAGGTGCTGCTTCTGAGGAGGAGAAGTGATTCATGTCTTCACGAGGGATTCTCTTCCACCAACATTCTCAGCAACTCAAGTTTTAACCATATCTGGTTCTAGGACCACAATCCATTTATTTGGTAGACATTTAAGGATATTGGAAATGGAGATTTCTATTACTAACTGAAATAGGAAAGTTTGAATTTCTATATTTACTCAATGAATGAATGTTGTTGAAAGCATGTGATGGTGAAACCAAGAGCATCAATAGTGACTTTGCCTAAAATGAAGCACTGTCAGACCTGACCAGAGTATAAGGATCAGAAAGGATTTGATCTGAATCTGATGACAGGACCAAGAAGAGGCTTCCTCACTCTAATTCTGTCACCcagttttgttctattttcatGGCAATCTGGGTGCTGGGCAGAGAATGAGGAAGATTGTGCTGAGTGGCCTCAGCACAGGTACTTGTCTTCTCCTACAGCAGAGAGCACTGGGAGGCAATGGGAGGGCTTCAAAGAGGGGGTTCTATCCCTGGAAAGTATGAGTGAGGATgatatcactttatttttcaaataaaactgatttcaaaAGCTTACAAAGGTTTTAAAACTATTTACCAGGCCAAGTGCATTCTAGGTATTCATATTAGTAACATGTGTAGAGGTAGCTATGCATAATGTTGAATTTACTGTCTTTGCACAATTGATTGAAATAATAGGTTGCAAATGCTGCTTCAAGTTGTTTTgttccaaataaaaagttaattgtTTAGAGAAGACTTTTACAGTCTTCAGAGGAATGTGTGTATATGGCTGAATACAGAAACTAAATAAAACTGTTCAAGATACAGAAGTGTCTCCTCTCTTATTCCAGCAGTGTGTTGTACCTCTGTTccgagaaggagaaaaagagcaaagaccaTGAAAAGTCATCTAATTCATTCCTCTCCCCTTTCAGGAAGGGCTCCCACAAATTGTCCTGACCCATGAGACCTATTTTGAGCACTGTTTTAAGTCCACCAAAAGAAGAGATGTGAAAACCTCTTATTCCAA
The sequence above is a segment of the Camelus ferus isolate YT-003-E chromosome 3, BCGSAC_Cfer_1.0, whole genome shotgun sequence genome. Coding sequences within it:
- the CTXN3 gene encoding cortexin-3 — encoded protein: MEGGQPVPSPLVPLGNVSSDSSMSLEQKTTFVFVILLFIFLGILIVRCFRILLDPYRSMPTSTWADGLEGLEKGQFDHALA